The Microbulbifer sp. YPW1 genome contains a region encoding:
- the hisD gene encoding histidinol dehydrogenase, translated as MSELSIRRLDAGKPGFSAELDRLLDWESVADHQVETAVADILQQVRVRGDAAVIEYTNRFDRRSLQSAADYCLDKAQLHAALERITADSRASLELAAKRVRDYHEHQLQSSWQYQEADGTVLGQQITPMERVGIYVPGGKASYPSSVLMNAIPAKVAGVDEIQMVVPAPDDRLNDLVLAAAAIAGVDRVFTIGGAQAVAALAYGTETVARVDKIVGPGNIFVASAKRAVFGQVAIDMIAGPSEILVICDGKTDPDWIAMDLLSQAEHDEQAQSILLSPDASFLDAVEASLQKLLPTLSREAIAGRSLADRGALILVRDLEQAVEVANRVAPEHLEVSVDQPEQYLPSIRNAGAIFLGRYTAEALGDYCAGPNHVLPTSGTARFSSPLGVYDFQKRSSVIYCSPQGADALGRVASVLARGEGLEAHARSAEYRVAEDG; from the coding sequence ATGAGTGAACTTTCCATCCGCCGGCTGGATGCCGGCAAACCCGGCTTTTCCGCAGAGTTGGACCGTCTTCTTGACTGGGAGTCAGTGGCGGACCATCAGGTAGAGACTGCGGTTGCCGATATCCTGCAGCAGGTAAGGGTGCGCGGCGACGCGGCAGTCATCGAATATACCAACCGCTTTGATCGGCGCAGCCTGCAATCCGCGGCGGATTACTGCCTGGATAAAGCCCAGCTGCACGCTGCGCTGGAACGTATTACGGCCGACAGTCGCGCATCGCTGGAGCTGGCGGCCAAGCGGGTGCGGGATTATCACGAGCACCAGCTGCAGTCGTCCTGGCAGTATCAGGAAGCCGACGGCACGGTCCTGGGTCAGCAAATTACTCCGATGGAGCGCGTGGGTATCTACGTGCCGGGCGGCAAGGCCAGCTATCCATCCTCTGTACTGATGAATGCTATTCCGGCGAAAGTTGCGGGGGTGGATGAAATCCAGATGGTGGTGCCTGCGCCGGATGATCGGCTGAATGATCTGGTACTCGCCGCTGCGGCCATCGCCGGAGTGGACCGGGTGTTTACCATTGGCGGAGCGCAGGCGGTTGCCGCGTTGGCCTACGGAACGGAAACTGTTGCGCGAGTGGACAAAATCGTGGGGCCTGGCAATATTTTTGTCGCTTCCGCCAAGCGCGCGGTGTTTGGTCAGGTGGCCATCGATATGATTGCCGGTCCCTCCGAGATCCTGGTGATCTGCGACGGCAAAACCGATCCCGACTGGATTGCGATGGATCTGCTGTCGCAGGCGGAGCATGACGAGCAGGCGCAGTCCATCCTCTTGTCCCCGGATGCATCCTTCCTGGATGCGGTGGAAGCCTCACTGCAAAAACTGCTGCCGACGCTTTCCCGGGAGGCTATTGCTGGTCGCTCCCTGGCTGATCGCGGCGCGCTGATTCTGGTGCGGGATCTCGAGCAGGCCGTAGAAGTGGCCAATCGCGTTGCGCCGGAGCACCTTGAGGTATCCGTAGATCAACCGGAGCAGTATTTGCCAAGTATCCGCAACGCGGGTGCTATCTTCCTCGGTCGCTATACCGCAGAGGCACTTGGGGATTACTGCGCGGGGCCCAACCACGTGTTGCCCACCAGTGGTACCGCGCGTTTCTCCTCGCCGCTCGGGGTGTACGATTTCCAGAAGCGCAGCTCGGTCATCTACTGCTCGCCACAGGGAGCGGACGCGCTTGGGCGCGTTGCTTCAGTATTGGCGCGGGGGGAGGGGCTTGAGGCGCACGCTCGATCTGCGGAATATCGGGTGGCGGAAGACGGTTGA
- the hisG gene encoding ATP phosphoribosyltransferase, giving the protein MQITIALTKGRILKETLPLLAAAGLEPLEDIAKSRKLIFPTNQENVRLLILRGSDVPTYVQHGAADMGVAGKDNLLEHDDSNIYEPLDLNIARCRLMTAGIKGAALPSGRIKVATKFVQSAKQYYAAQGRQADIIKLYGAMELAPLMDLADEIVDIVDTGNTLKANGLEARDHIADISSRLIVNKASMKMKYSAISALIEQLAQAVNAQKAD; this is encoded by the coding sequence ATGCAGATCACCATTGCCCTGACCAAGGGGCGTATTCTCAAAGAAACGCTGCCGCTGCTGGCCGCTGCTGGCCTGGAGCCGCTGGAAGACATTGCCAAAAGCCGCAAGTTGATTTTCCCTACCAACCAGGAAAATGTGCGCCTGCTGATTTTGCGGGGCTCGGATGTGCCTACCTATGTGCAGCACGGTGCCGCGGATATGGGGGTGGCCGGCAAGGACAACCTGCTGGAGCATGACGACAGCAATATCTATGAGCCGCTCGATCTGAATATTGCCCGCTGTCGCCTGATGACCGCGGGTATCAAGGGGGCTGCACTGCCCAGCGGCCGTATCAAGGTGGCAACCAAGTTTGTGCAATCTGCCAAGCAGTATTACGCGGCCCAGGGGCGTCAGGCGGATATCATCAAACTGTACGGCGCGATGGAGCTGGCACCGCTGATGGATCTGGCGGATGAAATCGTGGATATCGTGGATACCGGGAATACCCTCAAGGCGAATGGCCTCGAGGCCCGGGACCACATTGCCGATATCAGCAGCCGCCTGATCGTCAACAAGGCCTCAATGAAAATGAAATACAGTGCAATCAGCGCGCTGATCGAACAGCTGGCGCAGGCGGTAAACGCGCAGAAAGCCGACTGA
- the murA gene encoding UDP-N-acetylglucosamine 1-carboxyvinyltransferase, which yields MDKLIIEGGSPISGTLKISGAKNSALPILAATLLADGPVQIHNLPHLNDITTMITLLRCMGTEVTIDEKLGVEIDPRSVNDLTAPYELVKTMRASILVLGPLLARHGVANVSFPGGCAIGSRPVDIHLKGLEAMGAEITIDEGFIRARSNGRLKGANIVMEKVTVGGTENLLMAAALAEGTSVLHNAAREPEIVDLAEFLIAMGAQIEGAGTDTIRVHGVPRLAPCSYTVMPDRIETGTFLAAAAAARGKVRLTHTRADILDAVLVKFEEAGAHISIGDNWIELDMKGNRPKAVSFRTAPYPAFPTDMQSQFTAMNAVAEGKGTVVETIFENRLIQVHELNRMGADIILEGNTAIVTGVEKLTGAPVMASDLRASASLVIAGMVAEGTTIVDRIYHIDRGYECIEEKLQQLGANIRRVPG from the coding sequence ATGGACAAGCTGATTATCGAAGGGGGCAGCCCCATTTCCGGAACACTGAAGATTTCCGGGGCCAAGAATTCTGCGTTGCCGATTCTGGCAGCAACGCTGTTGGCTGATGGGCCGGTGCAGATTCACAATCTCCCACACCTCAACGATATCACCACCATGATCACCCTGTTGCGGTGCATGGGAACTGAAGTCACGATTGACGAAAAACTGGGGGTGGAAATCGATCCACGCTCGGTCAATGACCTGACGGCGCCCTACGAGCTGGTGAAGACCATGCGCGCCTCAATCCTGGTGCTTGGGCCACTGCTGGCCCGTCACGGGGTGGCAAATGTCTCTTTTCCCGGTGGCTGTGCCATTGGTAGCCGTCCGGTCGATATCCACCTCAAGGGCCTCGAAGCCATGGGGGCGGAAATCACCATTGATGAAGGATTTATCCGTGCCCGCAGCAATGGCCGCCTGAAGGGCGCCAATATTGTGATGGAAAAGGTCACGGTCGGCGGTACCGAAAACCTGCTGATGGCGGCGGCGCTGGCTGAGGGGACCTCGGTGTTGCACAACGCTGCGCGGGAGCCTGAAATCGTCGACCTGGCAGAATTCCTGATTGCCATGGGGGCCCAGATCGAGGGCGCAGGCACCGATACCATTCGTGTGCACGGGGTACCACGTCTGGCCCCCTGTTCCTACACCGTTATGCCCGACCGGATCGAGACCGGCACCTTTCTGGCTGCTGCCGCGGCAGCGCGCGGCAAGGTGCGCCTTACCCATACCCGTGCGGATATCCTCGATGCGGTACTGGTGAAGTTTGAGGAGGCCGGGGCCCATATCAGTATCGGTGATAACTGGATCGAGCTGGATATGAAGGGGAATCGACCCAAGGCGGTCAGTTTCCGCACCGCGCCATACCCGGCCTTCCCGACCGATATGCAATCTCAGTTTACCGCCATGAATGCGGTGGCTGAAGGCAAGGGCACGGTGGTGGAAACCATCTTCGAGAACCGCCTGATCCAGGTGCACGAGCTCAACCGCATGGGTGCGGATATTATCCTCGAGGGCAATACCGCGATTGTCACCGGCGTTGAAAAGCTGACGGGTGCTCCGGTAATGGCCTCGGACCTGCGCGCTTCCGCCAGCCTGGTTATCGCCGGTATGGTGGCAGAGGGGACAACCATCGTGGATCGCATTTACCATATTGATCGCGGCTACGAGTGTATCGAGGAGAAGCTGCAGCAGCTGGGTGCCAATATCCGTCGCGTCCCTGGCTGA
- a CDS encoding BolA family protein, giving the protein MQPDQIKALIEGQIPGSQVEASFEGSHLQLTVISEAFNGLSRLKKQQLVYGALSEKIADGTLHAVQMKTLTPEEAGE; this is encoded by the coding sequence ATGCAACCAGATCAGATCAAAGCCCTGATTGAAGGGCAAATCCCCGGAAGTCAGGTTGAAGCGTCCTTCGAGGGCAGCCACCTTCAATTGACGGTCATCAGCGAAGCGTTCAATGGCCTCAGCCGGCTCAAGAAGCAGCAGCTGGTGTATGGAGCGCTGTCCGAAAAAATCGCCGATGGCACCCTGCACGCCGTGCAGATGAAAACCCTTACGCCCGAAGAAGCCGGCGAATAA
- a CDS encoding phospholipid-binding protein MlaC, with product MRAPAMTIQTRKSDQRITTRVRALLSVFLLCCVAPFASAAQNPYTVIEGVSNELLGVIRSEGKNVNANPQSYYSAVDRVLAPVVDFDFIARGVMGKYAKQATPAQRAKFASTFRRDLVATFARGVATFGNMDVKVLNPGAAPSGNRVNVLQEVRSKEGVTKVSYTLVRNRSGQWKLINVILNGVNLGKTFRGQFSQSMQTNGGDIDRVIASWSAADKVG from the coding sequence GTGAGAGCGCCCGCCATGACCATCCAGACCCGAAAATCTGATCAGCGGATTACCACCCGCGTTCGGGCACTGTTATCCGTTTTCTTGCTGTGTTGCGTGGCACCTTTTGCCTCCGCTGCGCAGAATCCTTATACCGTGATCGAAGGGGTTTCCAACGAATTGCTCGGAGTAATCCGCAGCGAGGGTAAGAACGTCAACGCCAACCCGCAAAGTTACTACTCGGCGGTTGATCGGGTATTGGCGCCGGTGGTGGACTTTGACTTTATCGCCCGCGGGGTGATGGGCAAGTACGCCAAGCAGGCGACCCCGGCGCAGCGCGCCAAGTTTGCCAGTACTTTCCGCCGCGACCTGGTGGCGACGTTTGCCCGGGGTGTTGCGACCTTTGGGAATATGGACGTTAAAGTGCTGAATCCAGGGGCCGCCCCGAGCGGTAACCGGGTCAATGTATTGCAGGAAGTGCGCAGCAAAGAGGGTGTGACCAAGGTCTCATATACCCTGGTCCGCAATCGCAGCGGACAGTGGAAACTGATCAACGTGATTCTGAACGGCGTCAACCTTGGTAAAACCTTCCGTGGCCAGTTCTCTCAGTCTATGCAGACGAATGGCGGTGATATCGACAGAGTCATTGCCAGCTGGTCGGCGGCGGACAAAGTGGGTTGA